AAATACTTATTTCAGGCTTTGTCCCATTGGCCGATGTGGGCAGGATTGGAAAGCACCTGCCAGGTGTTGCCATAAGATTATCTCGGCCAAGAGGAAACTTTTACAAGCATTGTGGCTTAAGAGCAGCCCCCTCCCAACCCTACCTTCAACCACAGCATGTGCTGAGCGCCCCCTGTGTGCGAAGCTCGGTAACGGGCAAATAAAGGCAGCGTTATTCTTTCCAGGGCGCTTACCCGTTCTATTGTCTTCATAACCCCCCCTCCTGGAAACACCTCTTGTTGCCGTTttacaaaaaatgagaaaaaccgaCTGAAAGGTTTGGGCCGTGGGAGGGGACACGTCCGTAGGTAACTGgccctgtgaccttgagcaagtcgcTTGCCCAGCGGGAGTTGATGCTGAGGTTTCTTTCCGTTCGAATACTCAGCCCAGTTCAAGGTCACGAGTGCTCAGCGGCCGCTAGAACTGGGTCCCGAAACTTCAGCGCGTGATTCCCTACAGCCCTGGTTCCAAGGGGAGTAAGGGAGAGGTTCGAAGCGCGCGCCCCGCCTCTTGGGCAGAGACCGGGACCCGGCAGGAGAGACCTTGGCGCCCGAGTTCCCGGCCGAGCTGAACTACGGTGTCCGGGAAGGGCTGCTTCGCTTCTCGCGAAAGCTTCCCTCCGCCAATCACCACTTGAGGCCAGCCCTGTCCATCGCCGGAAGGAGTCGTTGCCCCGAGCAACTGCAACTTCCGGCTTTCGGAGTTTGGTGGCGGTAAAGGACATGAGTAAAGGCCGGGCGGAAGCCGTGGCGGGAGGTAACGGCCGTGGGCGCCGGGAGACCTCGGAGGAGGGCGGGCAGGGGTCGGCTGAGGGAGCCTCTCCCTGCCTCGTCTCTCTCCGTAGCCTCCGGGATCCTGCTGAGGTACCTAGAGGAGCAGAACCGGCCCTACAGCGCCCAGGACGTGTTCGGGAACCTGCAGCGGGAACACGGACTGGGCAAGGCGGTGAGGACCCTCTCCTGGGATTCCTCCCCTGGGACCCCTCGAATCAGCCTGGGTTCCTCCCCTCCCGAGGCTGCCATTCTAGGCTTGGGCTTCCTAAGGCTCTTCGGGCGCTTTCCGCATCATTGGTGACATTCCCCAGCCCTGGCCCGTAGTCACTCCCCCGACttctccgccccctcccctctgccaggCGGTGGTGAAGGCGCTGGACCAGCTGGCCCAACAAGGCAAGATCAAAGAGAAGATGTACGGCAAGCAGAAGATATACTTTGCTGACCAGGTGAGGGAAACGCGCAGATGAGCACGTGTGTGAGAGTCCGCCATTAGGTGAATCAGTCCCTGGTATGAACTCTCTTTGGGAAAATTGAAGCATTCTGTGACATTCACCAGTCTTAGGCCATTAAAAGGGTCCCAGCCAGCCTTTATGTCAAAGTGTGGACTCTCTTTGCTGTCATCCAAACTTCACGAGATTTCCAGACTTGAAATATGATAGAGGACAGAAGATCCTGAGTTGTTGCTATCGAGGTCCATTTATCCTTGGAAGTTCTTATTCCCAATCATCTAGATGAGAACCACCGTCTgccaaattatattttccttctgtCTCCATCCCCTTCCGTAAACACATGTGACATTAACTTtgtatctccagcccagaccccCCCAACCTGGATGCCTTTCAAGCCGTTCAGAATCAATATTGCCAAAGTAGAATGCCTCATCTCTCCCCTAAACTGGTTTCTCTTGTATTCTTCTCCCTTAATGGAATCTCTCTTCACCCAGGCCAGAGACTGgggagtcattctttttttttaaaatttgtttattttggctgcattgggtcttagttgcggtgggGGGCTTAATTGCCCCTCGCCCCCCCGCacgagggatcttagttccccgaccagggatcgaacccccatcccctgcattgcaaggcggattaccactggaccaccagggaagtccctggagtcattcattcattcgtttatttatttctgcattgggtcttcgttgctgcgtgctgcgtgcgggctttctctagttgcggcgagtgggggctactcttcatcgcggtgtgtgggcttctcattgcggtggcttctcttgttgtggagcacgggctctaggcacgcgggcttcagtagttgcagcacgtaggctcagtagttgtggctcacgggctctagagcgcaggctcaatagttgtggcgcacgggcttagttgctctgtggcatgtgggatcttcctggaccagggatcaaacctgtgtcccttgcattgttaggcagattcttaaccactgcgccaccagggaagtcccagggaatCATTCTTAACTTCCCTTATTTCACATGCCTAGTCAGCCATCAAGTCCAGTTGTTTTCCTCTTCTTGAATCCATCCTCTCCTTCTCCAGCTGCCACCACTGCTCTAGTTCAGGTGCTCCTCATCTATTGCAATATCCTCCTAACTCTTGGCCTCCTTAAACATATCTTAAACATTGCAGCCAGAATAATCTATGTACATACAAATCTAGTCATGCCATTTCCCTACTGAAAACTCTAGTGCTCCCTAGAACAGATAAAAGGCACTTGGAGACCTGGCCCCAGCCTGCCTCTAGCCTCTCCTGTCCCTGTTATTTCTCCATCCATCAATACTAGACCATTTAGATGGTCTAGTTTTACTCCCGTGGCCTTTGctcattttccttcctctgctcagAGTTTTTGAGTCCCTTCTTTCTCTTCGCCCAGCTAACTCTTACTCATCCCTTAGGATTTCACGCAGGCATCACCTCCAGAAACCTTCCCTGAATGCTATGAGCTAACTGCCTTCTTCGGGCACTTACCTCTTTTGAGGCATACTCTATTGTAATTGACTTATCACTTGTCTCCCTCACAAAACTGAAGCTGTTCTGGGGCAGACCCCATTTCTCATCTTCCTTTACTCAGTAACCCCACAGGATTTAACATCCAGCGTCAAGGCTAATTATCCTAAAATAGGTTTCATTATATTACTGCTCTATTGAAGATCCCTTAAAGAagttggcagatttttttttttttctgcaaagggccagacaGTTAATATTTTTATGCTTTGCAGGTCAGATGGTCTCTTGTCCCAGTTACACAACTGTCAGTAGTACTCAAGTCTGCCACTGTAGAGCAAAACCAGCCATGGACAATATGTGAGCAAGTGGATGTGGCtatgtttcaaaaattttttttcaaaaacatgcATCTggcaggctgtagtttgctgccTCCTGCCCTAATGGTTTACCTCACCTGAATGTAGAGTCCAAACTGCCCGGGCTGGTATTCCCATCCTTTCCATTATGCTTCCCATCACCACTGACAAGACCCCACTGAGCCCCAGCACAGGCCTTTTCTAGCTGTGGTCTCATGGGAGGGGTTCCTCAGACTTCACTGGTATCCTTTATCTAAATACCTCCCACCATGCCTCTTCACCTGTCCAGATTTCTTCCTATTGTGGAAGCCCATAATTAGGTATCATCACCTCGAGACGAATGTTCCTTTACTCCTTCAGCCCAGTGAGTGGTTTTGCCAGTAACCTGAAAGATATTCCTGTCCTATTATTCAGTATCCTGCACCTTGAAACCCCTTGAGGACAAGTATCAGGTTTCAACTTGTTCTTTTACAGCTTTTTGAGTGGACTGGTACTAAAGTGAATGCTCAAAAGTACCCTCTCACTATCTTCCCAGGCCCTCTGGAGGGTTGAAGAGTCCCAGATTCTCGAGTGTGTATGAATGTTGCCCTCCCAAATGTGGGTTCCCTTCTTGTTTCTCCCATCAGCCTGCTTCTATTCTTCCTTTTGTCTCTGGCAGGAACAATTTGACATGGTTAGTGATGCTGACCTCCAAGCCCTGGATGCCAAAATCGTGGCCCTCACTGCTAAGGTGCAGAGCTTGCAGCAGAGCTGCCGCCACATGGAGGCTGGTAGGACTGGGCAACCCCCAGAAGGTACCCCTAGTGTCAGGGTCAGTCTGAGGTCAGGAATTACCAAGTGAAGCGTCTGTTGACTGCAGTGTTGTCTTCTTGCAGCAAAGATCCCTTTGCTGGGCTGCCATAGGCATTACCTTAAAATCAGTGTCTAACAACTAACGGCTCTTGAAGACAAATGGGCAAGACAGGTATTTGCCTTCCCTACTGTATCAGTATACAGTTCCCACACTTCCCTTTACTCTGCTTCTTTAACTGACTACAGCTAACAGTCTACTCAAACTCATTCCCCTCAACTATGTGTagatggggaaggaaagaaaactagaatAAACTGACAATTCTGTAAGCCTTAATCTCTTAAGGATTTCCAGAATACGGGACCCATTCTGGACCCTGTGTGTAGAGCCCAGAGCAAGGTGGAGGCCTGGTCTCCTACCTCAGGGTAGCCAGTGACCTCTCCGGGGGATGTGGTTTTAGAGCTGAAGGAGTTAACTAGTGCCCTGACCACACCTGAGATGCAGAAAGAGATCCAGGAGTTAAAGAAGGAATGCGCTGGCTACACAGAGAGGACTGAAGACCATCAAAGCGGCCACCAACCACGTGACTCCAGAAGAGAAAGagcaggtgggtggggagggagtggggagcagggagggctgCCTGTGCAGGTTCAAAGTGAGGAGGGTTGACCCCAGCGGCTGCTGCGGGGCTGAGGGGGTCAGAGGAACCTGTTTCCCTGTCTAGGTgtacagagagaggcagaggtacTGCAAGGAGTGGAGGAAGCGCAAGAGGATGGTAAGTGCGGGGGAACTCTAGGCAGGCCCTGGACGACGGCAGCCACCGGGGAAACAGCTGCCCCGTATCATGGACCCGTCACGCATGCCGAGTACTGCCCATCTGAAAGGGGGCGGTTTTGTTTCTTGTCAGGCAACAGAGCTGTCTGATGCAATCCTTGAAGGATACCCCAAGAGCAAGAAGCAGTTTTTTGTAAGTGGCGTTCTCCCTTCCTTGCTCCCCTGGGGCTTGAGTCCAGGGAGGTCTCATTCATTTGTCTCGCTGCCCCCCCAGGAGGAAGTTGGGATAGAGACAGATGAAGATTACAACCTCAAGCTCCCAGATCCCTGAGGCCCTCTGGCAGGCCTGGGAACGGAGATGTCCTGGCCTGGCTGCCTTGTTTAGGTCAGCTTTGTTGTTGTTCCTGCTGCTGGCCACTTCTGAGCACACACCAAAGTGCTGGGTGGAGCACTGGTGGCCCGGGGAGGATGGTTTCACTCATTTCATCATCCACATTTTGACTGCCTGAACTTAACAGTTAGATGGGGAACAATGCAAAAGGAAAGCATTTGGCAATAtttattgtaatataatttgatataaaaatatttaatttcctcTGGATAATCAAACCTCCCAGATATCAAACCTGAGGAAGGCAAAAGAGAGCTTCGGGGACAAGGGCAGAGAGAGGCTACTATACACAGCATTCAAGGAGCCCAGGGCCTCACCCAGGACTCTCCTGGGCTCTACACTCCAGAGACCTTTAGAAAATCTTCTCTACCCACCTTCACCCCACCCCAAGTCCTGGGAGAAATGCAGGCAGCCCTGAGATGGTAGAGACCCAGATACACTTGACAGAAAGCCTGGGAGTGGTCTTGAGGCCAATTTTCCAAAATTGTAACTTTAGCAAAATTGCATTGTTGgtgtttagaaaaattaaaaaatttaatacgTAGTGTTGTGTCACATTTGACTTTGCTGTGCAGTGCTACTGCCTGTGGGGACACAAGAGGGCAGGAGTGGGTGAGGAGGTTGCTTCCCTCTACCACCCAGAGTAGAGGGCAAGGGCAGGAACCTGGCAGCCCTGCCCTGAGCTGGCCAGAGAAAGCTCTGGCCTCACCTCGGGCTGACCAGGCAGCCCTAGCCTAGGCATGAGGCCACCTTTCACCCTTCAAGGCTGTGAGAGTATTTTCTCTTACTCCTTTCTTCCCATCCAACTACTGCCAAAATGGCCAAACTTGGGCTAAATGTTGCCAGAGAGACCAAAACAGGCAAACAGTAGTTACCAA
This Balaenoptera acutorostrata chromosome 20, mBalAcu1.1, whole genome shotgun sequence DNA region includes the following protein-coding sequences:
- the PSMC3IP gene encoding LOW QUALITY PROTEIN: homologous-pairing protein 2 homolog (The sequence of the model RefSeq protein was modified relative to this genomic sequence to represent the inferred CDS: deleted 1 base in 1 codon); this translates as MSKGRAEAVAGASGILLRYLEEQNRPYSAQDVFGNLQREHGLGKAAVVKALDQLAQQGKIKEKMYGKQKIYFADQEQFDMVSDADLQALDAKIVALTAKVQSLQQSCRHMEAELKELTSALTTPEMQKEIQELKKECAGYTERLKTIKAATNHVTPEEKEQVYRERQRYCKEWRKRKRMATELSDAILEGYPKSKKQFFEEVGIETDEDYNLKLPDP